The DNA sequence AATCAAATCTCTTTTATCATTAATTTCCAATGTAATGTTTGAGCAGTTTGGACATTTTTTATCAATAATTTGTTTTTCGAAATTTAGGATTTCGTATGGTTCTAGAAGTTTATCTTCAGTATAACTACAGTTTTTACATCCTACATACATGTGTTCAGTGTTTATTTCCTCTGAAAGTAATAGAATCTCAATCGCACCACTCTCAACACTTCTTCTAACGTCACTTTCACCATAAATAGCAACGCCTGTCTCGTGTCCTATCTCATATAGAAATTTTTGAACAAGCCCCTTCTCTTCAGCATATCTTACACCACGTAGGATTTCTGAACTCTTTTGTACTACTTCCTCGATTCCACTCTTCCCCACGTAAGATGTGTCCAATGTAGATATTATCTTCTGTTTGAGCATATAATCAATAAAATCTCCCTGCTGGAAGTCATGTTTTGTTGGACCCGGCCCTCCAATTATTATACCTTTAAGATCAGGAATCTTGCTAAAAATCTCATTTGTATGATTTCCAACTCTTTTATAATAATTATTGACCTCAGATTCCCTTAATCTTTCAAACCTTCTTGCTGATTGGCCACCAGCTCTATGTTTCCCTGCAATACCAGATGTCATTTCTTTGAGTATATCCATGCTTCTTCCTCGTAAACTAGCTACTGTTGCATCATTTCCATCTATTAACAGG is a window from the Candidatus Bathyarchaeota archaeon genome containing:
- the prf1 gene encoding peptide chain release factor aRF-1, with translation MQTDSISHFKLKRMLESLASKEGRGTELITLYIPPDRQIHEAISNLREERETASNIKSKTTKKNVQDAIEKVIQKLKLFKKPPSTGLAIFCGAIPQNGPGSEKMELYTVMPIEPINIYFYRCDSRFHIEPLQEVLKEKETYGVLLIDGNDATVASLRGRSMDILKEMTSGIAGKHRAGGQSARRFERLRESEVNNYYKRVGNHTNEIFSKIPDLKGIIIGGPGPTKHDFQQGDFIDYMLKQKIISTLDTSYVGKSGIEEVVQKSSEILRGVRYAEEKGLVQKFLYEIGHETGVAIYGESDVRRSVESGAIEILLLSEEINTEHMYVGCKNCSYTEDKLLEPYEILNFEKQIIDKKCPNCSNITLEINDKRDLI